In Corvus moneduloides isolate bCorMon1 chromosome 12, bCorMon1.pri, whole genome shotgun sequence, the following proteins share a genomic window:
- the WFDC1 gene encoding WAP four-disulfide core domain protein 1, which produces MDPRLLPEMHFCKKIFAAALCVSVLLPDPGCARTLWKRALLKMTEKYDDYEYPLHSHSSHYQKNDRCPPPPQSLPERACEVPSCRSDSECERHKRCCYNGCIYACLESVQPPPVLDWLVQPKPRWLGGNGWLLDGPEEVLQAEACSTTEDGDEPLHCPTGYECHIINPGNVAEGIPNRGQCIKLRGNPDGHNLRHKYYKEYFGSNSNNVVGYVKDQQKHLG; this is translated from the exons ATggatcccaggctgctgccagagaTGCATTTCTGTAAAAAGATCTTCGCTGCAGCCTTGTGTGTCTCGGTCCTGCTGCCGGACCCGGGCTGTGCCAGGACTCTCTGGAAGCGTGCTCTGCTGAAAATGACGGAGAAATACGAT GATTATGAGTACCCTCTTCATTCTCACAGTTCCCACTACCAGAAGAACGACCGgtgcccgccgccgccgcagaGCCTCCCCGAGCGCGCCTGCGAGGTGCCCAGCTGCCGCTCCGACTCCGAGTGCGAGCGCCACAAGCGCTGCTGCTACAACGGCTGCATCTACGCCTGCCTCGAGTCCGTGCAGCCCCCGCCAG TCCTGGACTGGCTGGTTCAGCCCAAACCCCGCTGGCTGGGAGGCAATGGGTGGCTTTTGGATGGCCCAGAGGAAGTCTTACAAG CCGAGGCCTGCAGCACCACTGAGGATGGGGACGAGCCCCTGCACTGCCCCACGGGCTACGAGTGCCACATCATCAACCCGGGCAATGTGGCCGAGGGCATCCCCAACAGGGGCCAGTGCATCAAGCTCCGGGGAAACCCAG ATGGACACAATCTGAGGCATAAGTATTACAAGGAATATTTTG GGAGCAATTCCAACAATGTGGTCGGCTACGTGAAAGACCAGCAGAAGCATTTAGGCTAA